The following are encoded in a window of Castanea sativa cultivar Marrone di Chiusa Pesio chromosome 5, ASM4071231v1 genomic DNA:
- the LOC142633519 gene encoding reticulon-like protein B22, translating to MDGNNNTAAKREKRRRQKEKSRVLMLIGAIVSGTLVYYHCAYRGASVVSLISDVLIVLLCSLAILGLLFRQLTIQVPVDPLEWQISQDTANSIVAWLANTIGAAESVFRVAATGHDKRLFFKVVISLYILSALGRLVSGVTVAYAGLCLFCLYMLAETSQSVSQFLRGRNGNTDTSEQDIM from the exons atggaCGGCAACAACAACACAGCagcaaagagagaaaagaggagGAGGCAGAAAGAGAAATCTCGAGTGTTGATGTTGATAGGAGCAATCGTAAGCGGTACTTTGGTTTACTATCACTGCGCCTATCGAGGAGCCAGCGTCGTCTCTTTGATTTCCGACGTTCTCATCGTCCTCCTTTGCTCTCTCGCCATTCTCGGCCTCCTCTTCCGCCAACTCACCATCCA gGTTCCCGTAGACCCACTGGAATGGCAGATATCTCAGGACACAGCGAATAGCATAGTGGCTTGGTTAGCTAATACCATTGGTGCTGCCGAGTCTGTTTTTAGGGTTGCTGCCACCGGCCATGACAAGCGCCTCTTTTTCAAG GTGGTGATTAGTCTTTACATACTATCAGCTTTGGGAAGATTAGTTTCAGGTGTTACGGTTGCCTATGCTG GGTTGTGCTTGTTTTGTCTGTACATGTTAGCAGAGACGTCTCAATCAGTGTCTCAGTTTCTGAGGGGAAGAAATGGCAATACAGATACTTCAGAGCAGGATATCATGTAG